The Salvelinus sp. IW2-2015 linkage group LG6.2, ASM291031v2, whole genome shotgun sequence genome window below encodes:
- the stard14 gene encoding START domain-containing protein 10: MSRVLSGIIPDEAVFAEFRRQALSTDNWYSKYDKNGMEVWVEVXPVTSPQGAKNVPKVHKIKCRMTIKDVSAATMYDVLHDGQYRRKWDPTMLESFDIARLSPNADMGYYSWLCPKPLKNRDVVTLRSWQVTDDEYVIINCSVKHPKYPPKKDLVRAMSLLTGYLVKAIGPNSCSFTYLSQADPKGSLPKWVVNKASQVLAPRVLKCVHKAGQSYPEWKKQNSPDQKPWLYPEQSILPMMDPSELTIQRADSLENVDESTQLDIQEGDKTDDSS, encoded by the exons ATGTCTCGAGTTCTCTCGGGAATTATACCAGACGAGGCAGTCTTTGCAGARTTCAGAAGACAAGCCTTGTCAACGGACAACTGGTACAGCAAATATGACAAGAACGGGATGGAGGTCTGGGTCGAGGTGMCCCCTGTAACATCCCCTCAGGGGGCAAAAAACGTACCAAAAGTTCACAAGATAAAA TGCAGAATGACCATAAAAGATGTGTCGGCCGCCACGATGTACGACGTCCTTCATGATGGACAGTATCGCAGGAAGTGGGACCCCACCATGTTGGAGAGCTTTGACATTGCCCGTCTCTCACCTAATGCCGATATGGGTTATTACTCAT gGCTGTGTCCGAAGCCACTGAAGAACAGAGATGTGGTGACGCTGCGTTCGTGGCAGGTGACGGACGACGAGTATGTGATCATTAACTGCTCAGTCAAACACCCA AAATATCCTCccaaaaaggaccttgtgagagcCATGTCCCTCCTGACTGGCTACCTAGTGAAGGCCATAGGACCCAATAGCTGCTCCTTTACCTACCTCTCACAGGCTGACCCCAAAG GTTCTCTTCCAAAGTGGGTGGTGAACAAAGCATCTCAGGTTCTGGCTCCCAGG gtGCTGAAGTGTGTTCACAAGGCCGGCCAGAGCTACCCCGAGTGGAAGAAGCAGAACTCTCCGGATCAGAAGCCCTGGTTGTACCCAGAGCAGAGCATCCTGCCCATGATGGACCCATCTGAGCTGACCATCCAGCGGGCGGACTCTCTGGAGAACGTTGACGAGAGCACACAGCTTGACATTCAGGAGGGCGACAAGACAGACGATAGCAGCTGA